A window from bacterium encodes these proteins:
- a CDS encoding terminase large subunit yields MKKLDIVKFAETFYRLESGKPIKLEAWQLEKIIKPIFHNIDDGGNRVINEALIMLPKKNGKTSLMALFSLYLLLADGEESPEVFLLASDKDQARICWRFIKKAVERSPELKKHVKVFKDALEVPGNGGLLQVLASDSDSAHGLNPHGVIVDELWSQRNWDLLEAMTHSPARKQALHLYISYTGFDQSKGVPLWDLYQRGLEGDDPRFFFYSQNENLASWVTEEYLDQQRRRLPENIFRRLHCNEWTSGIDSFLTRQEVDAAVDLDLEQSWKWDGLRRVNIAVDLGLRRDRTAIIGTYQDDGIVKLVHAKTFKAPQGGEVNVSEVEAYLVNLHQAFHSPTFIIDPWQAVS; encoded by the coding sequence TTGAAAAAACTGGATATCGTGAAGTTTGCGGAAACATTTTACCGCCTTGAAAGCGGCAAGCCCATAAAGCTTGAAGCGTGGCAGCTTGAAAAAATCATCAAGCCGATCTTTCACAATATAGATGACGGTGGAAACCGGGTTATCAACGAGGCCTTGATCATGCTCCCCAAGAAAAACGGCAAAACGTCGTTGATGGCGCTGTTCAGCCTTTACCTGCTCCTTGCCGACGGTGAAGAAAGTCCTGAAGTGTTCCTCCTGGCTTCAGACAAAGACCAGGCCAGGATTTGCTGGCGGTTCATCAAAAAAGCCGTCGAACGGTCGCCCGAGCTTAAAAAACACGTCAAGGTTTTCAAGGATGCTTTAGAGGTCCCCGGTAACGGCGGGCTCCTCCAAGTGCTCGCGTCAGATTCAGACAGCGCGCACGGCCTAAACCCGCACGGGGTGATTGTCGATGAATTATGGTCACAGAGGAATTGGGACCTTCTTGAGGCCATGACGCACTCGCCGGCCAGGAAACAGGCGTTGCACCTTTACATTTCCTATACCGGCTTCGACCAAAGTAAGGGTGTCCCGCTGTGGGATCTATACCAACGGGGGCTGGAAGGGGATGATCCACGATTCTTTTTCTACTCCCAAAACGAGAATCTCGCTTCCTGGGTGACCGAAGAATATTTGGACCAACAGCGGCGGCGATTACCGGAGAACATTTTCCGGCGTCTGCACTGTAACGAGTGGACCTCAGGCATTGATTCCTTTCTCACGCGGCAGGAAGTTGACGCGGCTGTGGACCTCGACCTGGAGCAGAGCTGGAAGTGGGACGGCCTGCGGCGTGTAAACATAGCGGTTGACCTGGGCTTGCGCCGTGACCGAACGGCGATCATCGGCACATATCAGGATGACGGGATCGTCAAGCTGGTCCACGCCAAGACCTTCAAGGCTCCCCAAGGCGGTGAAGTCAACGTGTCCGAGGTGGAAGCATATCTCGTAAACCTGCATCAAGCGTTTCACTCTCCAACCTTCATCATTGATCCGTGGCAGGCCGTGTCT